Below is a window of Fibrobacter sp. UWB11 DNA.
CCCTCACTTGGAAGGGTGCTCCGGAATTCACGAAGCTTGTCGTTGAAAAGAAGAACGGTAACGACTGGGTCGCCGTGGGCGAGCCGGGCGTGAAGGACAAGAGCTTTGTTGATGCTAGTGGTAAGGTCGGCGACGAATACCGTATGATTGCGACCTCCGGTGAACGTGTTGCTAAACCCTCGGCTATTGCTGTTACGACGCAAAAGCCTGCACCGGAACAAAAGGCGGTTTAATTATGGCTGAATGTGTAAAAGTTTGTACGCAAAACTTTGGCAAGGGCGCCCAGGACATCGAAGTCTACAAGAAGCTGGGTGGCTACGCAAACATTTCTGAACGCTTGTTCAACATGAGCCAGTTTGAGCTCATCGATTACGTGCAACGTTCTAACCTCCGCGGACGCGGTGGTGCAGGCTTCCCGACGGGCATGAAGTGGAGCTTTGTGCCGCGTGGTACGGGCAAGCCGGTTTACATTGTCGTAAACGCTGACGAAGGCGAAGGCGGTACGTTCAAGGACCACTTCCTCATGCTCGAAGATCCGCACCGCTTGATCGAAGGCCTTATTATTGCAGCTTGGGCTTTGGGCTCTCGTGCGGCCTACATCTACTGTCGTGGCGAATTCCTCCCGTGCATCGAAGCCTTGAACAAGGCTTTGAACCAAGCTTATGCCGCAGGTTACCTCGGCGAAAACATTTGCGGCACGAAGTTCAGCTTTGATATCTTTGTGCATCGCGGTGCTGGCGCCTACATTTGCGGTGAAGAAACTGCTCTTATAAACTCTCTCGAAGGCCAGAAGGGCCAGCCGCGCCTTAAGCCGCCGTTCCCGGCTGTTTGCGGTGCTTGGAAGTCTCCGACCTGCGTGAACAACGTCGAAACGATCATGTCGCTTCCGTGGATCTTGCAGCACGAACCGAGCGAATACGCCAAGATGGGTACACCGCGCGCCGGTGGTACGAAGGTGTTCTGCATTTCCGGTGACGTGAAGAATCCGGGCGTGTACGAAGCTCCTCTCGGAACTCCGATGATGACTATGATTAACGATTATGCTGGTGGCGTTGTCGGTGGCAAGCTCAAGGCTGTGCTTCCGGGCGGTTCCTCTTGCGCTCCCTTGACTGCAGAAGAAGCCGCTGTCGCTACGATGGACTACGAATGCCTCGCCTCGATGAAGACGATGTTCGGTTCTGGCGCCATGATTATCATTAACGATACGCACAACATGGTTGACCTCTTGAATTGCCTAGGCAACTTCTACAGCCACGAATCTTGCGGCCAGTGCACTCCGTGCCGTGAAGGTACCGGTCTTTTGCACCGCATCTTGAACCAGATGGTGGCCGGCAATGGTCACGATGGCGATGTGGAACTGATGCAGAGCCTTTCTAGCGGATTTGGTGGCGTGACGATTTGCCCGCTCTCCATTTCTTTGGGTGGCCCGGTCTCGAGCTACACTGCAAAGTTCCGTGCGGACTTTGACGAATATATCGCTAAGAACCCCGAACACGCAAAACCGCGTATTCAAGAAACAAGTCGTCCTGGAATTTTCTGGTAATAATATGAGTAACTACTACAATATGCCGAAACTCCCGACCGAAGCAAGCCCGAAGGTAGAAATCTTCGTGGATGACAAGGCCGTGATGGTTCCTGGCGATACCAACCTCCTCGAAGCCCTGAAGGCTGTCGGGATTGAAACTCCTCACGTATGTTATCATCCGTATTTGCCGGTGTCGGGTAACTGCCGTCAGTGCCTGGTAGAGCAGGAAGGCCCGCGTGGTCGTATGCTCGTGATTTCGTGCTATACTCCTGTGACTCCGGGTATGAAGATTTATACTCCGGCATCTAGCGCCCGCGTGAAGAACGCCCGCAAGGCCACACAGGAATTCATGCTGGTGAACCACCCGCTCGATTGCCCGATTTGCGACAAGGCCGGTGAATGCACCTTGCAGGAAAACTACATGGAAGCAGGCCAGAACGAAGGCCGCCTCCGTCCGGAATACGGCAAGAATTACCACGGCAATCCGGAACATCAGTTCATTGATGCGAAGGGTCAGCTCCGTGGCGGTAAGCATGTGGACATCGGTCCGCGCATTTTGCTCGACGAAGAACGTTGCGTGCAGTGCGACCGTTGCGTACGCTTTATGCGTAGCATCGCGAAGGACGAACAGCTCCAGCTTGCTGGCCGTGCCGACCATACTTACATTACTACCTTCCCGGGCGAAAAGCTCGACCACGAATACGACCTCTGTGTGACGGACGTATGCCCGACGGGCGCCATGACGGCAAAGTACTTCCGTTTCCAGAAGCGCGTTTGGCTCTTGAGCCACACGCCGACGATTTCGATGGACGACTCTCTCGGTGCAAACATTTGGCTTGATCACGCCGATGGCCGCATCTATCGCGTGATGCCGCGTTGCAACCCGGAAGTGAACCGTAGCTGGCTCTCCAATACGAGCCGTCTCGCTTTCCAGCAGTTTGACAAGAACCGCTTGCCGGCAATTGACGCTTCCGCTATTCAGATTAGCGGTGGCAAGGTCGCTCTCGTTGCGGGGGGCGCTTGCACGAACGAAGACCTCGCCGCTCTCAAGATGCTCAAGGAAGCTCTCGGCGACCGCGCTGAACTCTTCGGTGGTTCCCTCCTCAAGGTTAACGCTCCGGATGGTATCGCCAAGAGCGGTGACCCGGTGGCAAACCGCGCAGGCTTGCAGCTCATGGGCTTTGCAGACGTTGCAGAACTCCTCAAGCGCGCAGGCGAATTCAGCAACCTCATCACGGTGAACGCTGACCTCTATGGCGAAGACGCTTCTGTTGCTAAGGCTCTCGACAAGATTTCGAACCGCATTGCTCTTTCCGCTTTCGATGACGCTACCGCCAAGAAGGCCAAGGTCGCATTCGGTATCCGCCACTGGAGTGAAGTCCAGGGCACGATGGTCAACAGCCTCAACATCTTGCAGAAACTCTCTGCTGCTCCGACTTGCCCGGATGAAAAACTTGCCCCGGCTTACGAAGTGATTTCTGCACTCGCCGGAAACAAGTTCAATTCGGCTTGCGAAGCTTTCAAGAAGGCTCGTGAATACGTGCCGGCTTTCGCCGACATTACCTATGATGCCATCAAGAGCACAGGAAAGCTCCTGGGAGGTAACGCATAATGGATATTATTGAATCCAAAACCTGGATTGAATGGGCAATTACGATTGCAAAGTTCGCTTTCTGCTTCGTGCCTGTCCTTTACATCCTTCTTTTAATCCCGATGGAACGTCGTGGCGCTGGCTTTATGCAAGACCGTCAGGGCCCGAACCGCTCCTACATCAAGATCCCGTACTTCGGAAAGCTCCGTGCGTTCGGCTATGTGCAGAACATGTGCGACGGT
It encodes the following:
- the nuoF gene encoding NADH-quinone oxidoreductase subunit NuoF, which translates into the protein MAECVKVCTQNFGKGAQDIEVYKKLGGYANISERLFNMSQFELIDYVQRSNLRGRGGAGFPTGMKWSFVPRGTGKPVYIVVNADEGEGGTFKDHFLMLEDPHRLIEGLIIAAWALGSRAAYIYCRGEFLPCIEALNKALNQAYAAGYLGENICGTKFSFDIFVHRGAGAYICGEETALINSLEGQKGQPRLKPPFPAVCGAWKSPTCVNNVETIMSLPWILQHEPSEYAKMGTPRAGGTKVFCISGDVKNPGVYEAPLGTPMMTMINDYAGGVVGGKLKAVLPGGSSCAPLTAEEAAVATMDYECLASMKTMFGSGAMIIINDTHNMVDLLNCLGNFYSHESCGQCTPCREGTGLLHRILNQMVAGNGHDGDVELMQSLSSGFGGVTICPLSISLGGPVSSYTAKFRADFDEYIAKNPEHAKPRIQETSRPGIFW
- a CDS encoding 2Fe-2S iron-sulfur cluster-binding protein, coding for MSNYYNMPKLPTEASPKVEIFVDDKAVMVPGDTNLLEALKAVGIETPHVCYHPYLPVSGNCRQCLVEQEGPRGRMLVISCYTPVTPGMKIYTPASSARVKNARKATQEFMLVNHPLDCPICDKAGECTLQENYMEAGQNEGRLRPEYGKNYHGNPEHQFIDAKGQLRGGKHVDIGPRILLDEERCVQCDRCVRFMRSIAKDEQLQLAGRADHTYITTFPGEKLDHEYDLCVTDVCPTGAMTAKYFRFQKRVWLLSHTPTISMDDSLGANIWLDHADGRIYRVMPRCNPEVNRSWLSNTSRLAFQQFDKNRLPAIDASAIQISGGKVALVAGGACTNEDLAALKMLKEALGDRAELFGGSLLKVNAPDGIAKSGDPVANRAGLQLMGFADVAELLKRAGEFSNLITVNADLYGEDASVAKALDKISNRIALSAFDDATAKKAKVAFGIRHWSEVQGTMVNSLNILQKLSAAPTCPDEKLAPAYEVISALAGNKFNSACEAFKKAREYVPAFADITYDAIKSTGKLLGGNA